The Leucoraja erinacea ecotype New England chromosome 19, Leri_hhj_1, whole genome shotgun sequence genome has a segment encoding these proteins:
- the mrps33 gene encoding 28S ribosomal protein S33, mitochondrial, whose translation MSSLSNYGRRMIRLSAQIFQEVARPTDERSMKVVKLFSEQPLALQKDVYDWYPQHNLYYALMQRLRFLGLYRDEHEDFKDEMKRLRKLRGKGKPKKGEGKRAMKKK comes from the exons ATGTCATCGCTGTCTAATTACGGGCGGCGCATGATACGCCTCAGTGCACAAATATTTCAGGAGGTTGCACGGCCTACCGATGAACGGTCGATGAAGGTGGTGAAGCTGTTCAGCGAGCAGCCGCTGGCACTGCAGAAAGATGTCTACGACTGGTACCCACAACATAACCTCTACTACGCTCTGATGCAAAGGCTGCGATTCCTCGGCTTGTACAG GGATGAGCACGAGGATTTCAAAGATGAAATGAAGCGGCTCAGGAAGTTGCGAGGCAAAGGGAAGCCGAAGAAAGGAGAAGGGAAGCGAGCCATGAAGAAGAAATAG